The Chrysemys picta bellii isolate R12L10 chromosome 12, ASM1138683v2, whole genome shotgun sequence genome has a segment encoding these proteins:
- the DDX5 gene encoding probable ATP-dependent RNA helicase DDX5 isoform X3 has protein sequence MRNKGNGSGRSAMFPPGAEGAPPPSRDGWGRSLAWQIKFGGPRFGGSRGGPLSGKKFGNPGEKLTKKKWNLDELPKFEKNFYQEHPDVVRRTVQEVEQYRASKEVTVKGHTCPKPLINFYEANFPANVMEVIQAQNFTEPTAIQAQGWPVALSGLDMVGVAQTGSGKTLSYLLPAIVHINHQPFLERGDGPICLVLAPTRELAQQVQQVAAEYSRACRLKSTCIYGGAPKGPQIRDLERGVEICIATPGRLIDFLEAGKTNLRRCTYLVLDEADRMLDMGFEPQIRKIVDQIRPDRQTLMWSATWPKEVRQLAEDFLKEYVHINIGALELSANHNILQIVDVCHDVEKDDKLIRLMEEIMSEKENKTIVFVETKRRCDDLTRKMRRDGWPAMGIHGDKSQQERDWVLNEFKHGKAPILIATDVASRGLDVEDVKFVINYDYPNSSEDYIHRIGRTARSTKTGTAYTFFTPNNIKQVSDLISVLREANQAINPKLLQLIEDRGSGRSRGDRRDRYSAGKRGGFGSFRERENFERTYGAVGKRDFGAKAQNGGYSAQTYSNGTPFGNGFAAAGMQASFRAAGNPAGAYQNGYDQQYATNIATMHNGMNQQQYAYPATGAAPMIGYPMPAGYTQ, from the exons ATGAGAAACAAAGGAAACGGCAGCGGCCGCTCCGCCATGTTCCCCCCGGGGGCGGAGGGCGCTCCCCCGCCTAGCCGGGATGGATGGGGACGGAGCCTGGCGTGGCAAATAAA gtttggTGGTCCTCGTTTTGGAGGAAGCAGAGGTGGACCTCTATCTGGAAAGAAATTTGGAAACCCTGGAGAAAAACTTACAAAAAAGAAATGGAACCTAGATGAACTGCCCAAATTTGAGAAGAATTTTTATCAAGAGCATCCTGATGTAGTTAGACGCACTGTG CAAGAGGTTGAACAGTACAGAGCAAGCAAAGAAGTTACAGTGAAGGGCCATACCTGTCCAAAACCACTTATAAATTTCTATGAAGCTAACTTTCCTG CAAATGTTATGGAAGTAATTCAGGCACAGAATTTCACTGAACCAACTGCTATTCAAGCACAAGGATGGCCTGTTGCTTTGAGTGGACTGGATATGGTTGGAGTAGCACAAACTGGATCAGGAAAAACCCTGTCT TACTTGTTGCCTGCCATAGTGCATATAAATCATCAGCCATTCCTAGAGCGAGGGGATGGACCTATT TGTCTGGTGCTGGCACCAACTCGAGAACTGGCTCAACAAGTGCAGCAAGTGGCTGCTGAATATAGCAGAGCATGTCGTTTGAAGTCTACTTGTATTTATGGAGGCGCTCCAAAGGGACCACAAATTCGTGATTTAGAAAGAG GTGTGGAAATCTGCATTGCAACACCTGGAAGACTCATAGACTTTTTAGAAGCTGGAAAGACCAATCTCAGGAGATGTACTTACCTTGTACTTGATGAAGCTGACAGAATGCTTGACATGGGATTTGAGCCTCAGATCAGAAAAATAGTAGATCAGATAAGG CCTGACAGGCAAACTCTAATGTGGAGTGCAACATGGCCCAAAGAAGTTCGACAACTTGCTGAAGATTTCTTGAAAGAATATGTACACATCAACATTGGGGCATTGGAACTAAGTGCGAACCACAACATTCTTCAAATTGTGGATGTCTGTCATGATGTAGAGAAGGATGACAA ACTTATTCGGTTGATGGAAGAAATTATgagtgagaaagaaaacaaaaccattgTGTTCGTGGAAACCAAAAGACGATGTGATGATCTTACCAGAAAAATGAGAAGAGATGG GTGGCCAGCAATGGGTATCCACGGTGACAAAAGCCAGCAGGAGCGAGACTGGGTTCTAAATG AATTCAAACATGGAAAAGCTCCTATCCTGATTGCTACAGATGTTGCATCCAGAGGTCTAG ATGTGGAAGATGTGAAATTTGTCATCAATTATGACTACCCTAACTCCTCAGAGGACTATATCCACCGAATTGGACGAACTGCCCGCAGTACCAAAACAGGCACAGCCTACACATTCTTTACTCCTAACAATATAAAGCAAGTAAGCGACCTCATCTCTGTGCTTCGGGAGGCTAATCAAGCTATCAACCCCAAATTGCTTCAGTTGATTGAAGACAGAGGTTCAG GTCGTTCCCGAGGTGATCGACGTGACAGATATTCTGCGGGCAAAAGGGGTGGATTTGGtagttttagagagagagagaattttgagAGAACTTACGGTGCAGTAGGAAAGAGAGACTTTGGAGCAAAAGCCCAAAACGGTGGCTACAGTGCTCAAACCTACAGTAATGGAACTCCATTTGGAAATGGCTTTGCAGCTGCTGGCATGCAGGCTAGCTTCAGAGCTGCTGGTAATCCTGCAGGAGCTTACCAGAATGGTTATGATCAACAGTATGCAACTAACATTGCGACTATGCACAATGGTATGAACCAACAGCAGTATGCATATCCTGCCACTGGTGCTGCTCCTATGATAGGTTACCCAATGCCAGCAGGTTATACTCAATAA
- the DDX5 gene encoding probable ATP-dependent RNA helicase DDX5 isoform X4 — translation MTEGRVLCARHEPVPSIPYGTGYITGVRATGRSPFIRIAGVADFTVPSAASFSARARLASTAITMPGYDMDRGFGGPRFGGSRGGPLSGKKFGNPGEKLTKKKWNLDELPKFEKNFYQEHPDVVRRTVQEVEQYRASKEVTVKGHTCPKPLINFYEANFPANVMEVIQAQNFTEPTAIQAQGWPVALSGLDMVGVAQTGSGKTLSYLLPAIVHINHQPFLERGDGPICLVLAPTRELAQQVQQVAAEYSRACRLKSTCIYGGAPKGPQIRDLERGVEICIATPGRLIDFLEAGKTNLRRCTYLVLDEADRMLDMGFEPQIRKIVDQIRPDRQTLMWSATWPKEVRQLAEDFLKEYVHINIGALELSANHNILQIVDVCHDVEKDDKLIRLMEEIMSEKENKTIVFVETKRRCDDLTRKMRRDGWPAMGIHGDKSQQERDWVLNEFKHGKAPILIATDVASRGLDVEDVKFVINYDYPNSSEDYIHRIGRTARSTKTGTAYTFFTPNNIKQVSDLISVLREANQAINPKLLQLIEDRGSGRSRGDRRDRYSAGKRGGFGSFRERENFERTYGAVGKRDFGAKAQNGGYSAQTYSNGTPFGNGFAAAGMQASFRAAGNPAGAYQNGYDQQYATNIATMHNGMNQQQYAYPATGAAPMIGYPMPAGYTQ, via the exons ATGACAGAGGGGCGGGTTCTGTGCGCGCGTCACGAACCGGTTCCCAGCATTCCCTACGGCACCGGCTATATAACCGGCGTCCGGGCGACGGGGCGGTCCCCATTCATTAGAATCGCCGGTGTCGCTGATTTCACTGTACCTTCCGCCGCCAGCTTTAGTGCTCGGGCTCGTCTCGCGTCCACCGCCATCACCATGCCTGGGTACGACATGGACAGAGG gtttggTGGTCCTCGTTTTGGAGGAAGCAGAGGTGGACCTCTATCTGGAAAGAAATTTGGAAACCCTGGAGAAAAACTTACAAAAAAGAAATGGAACCTAGATGAACTGCCCAAATTTGAGAAGAATTTTTATCAAGAGCATCCTGATGTAGTTAGACGCACTGTG CAAGAGGTTGAACAGTACAGAGCAAGCAAAGAAGTTACAGTGAAGGGCCATACCTGTCCAAAACCACTTATAAATTTCTATGAAGCTAACTTTCCTG CAAATGTTATGGAAGTAATTCAGGCACAGAATTTCACTGAACCAACTGCTATTCAAGCACAAGGATGGCCTGTTGCTTTGAGTGGACTGGATATGGTTGGAGTAGCACAAACTGGATCAGGAAAAACCCTGTCT TACTTGTTGCCTGCCATAGTGCATATAAATCATCAGCCATTCCTAGAGCGAGGGGATGGACCTATT TGTCTGGTGCTGGCACCAACTCGAGAACTGGCTCAACAAGTGCAGCAAGTGGCTGCTGAATATAGCAGAGCATGTCGTTTGAAGTCTACTTGTATTTATGGAGGCGCTCCAAAGGGACCACAAATTCGTGATTTAGAAAGAG GTGTGGAAATCTGCATTGCAACACCTGGAAGACTCATAGACTTTTTAGAAGCTGGAAAGACCAATCTCAGGAGATGTACTTACCTTGTACTTGATGAAGCTGACAGAATGCTTGACATGGGATTTGAGCCTCAGATCAGAAAAATAGTAGATCAGATAAGG CCTGACAGGCAAACTCTAATGTGGAGTGCAACATGGCCCAAAGAAGTTCGACAACTTGCTGAAGATTTCTTGAAAGAATATGTACACATCAACATTGGGGCATTGGAACTAAGTGCGAACCACAACATTCTTCAAATTGTGGATGTCTGTCATGATGTAGAGAAGGATGACAA ACTTATTCGGTTGATGGAAGAAATTATgagtgagaaagaaaacaaaaccattgTGTTCGTGGAAACCAAAAGACGATGTGATGATCTTACCAGAAAAATGAGAAGAGATGG GTGGCCAGCAATGGGTATCCACGGTGACAAAAGCCAGCAGGAGCGAGACTGGGTTCTAAATG AATTCAAACATGGAAAAGCTCCTATCCTGATTGCTACAGATGTTGCATCCAGAGGTCTAG ATGTGGAAGATGTGAAATTTGTCATCAATTATGACTACCCTAACTCCTCAGAGGACTATATCCACCGAATTGGACGAACTGCCCGCAGTACCAAAACAGGCACAGCCTACACATTCTTTACTCCTAACAATATAAAGCAAGTAAGCGACCTCATCTCTGTGCTTCGGGAGGCTAATCAAGCTATCAACCCCAAATTGCTTCAGTTGATTGAAGACAGAGGTTCAG GTCGTTCCCGAGGTGATCGACGTGACAGATATTCTGCGGGCAAAAGGGGTGGATTTGGtagttttagagagagagagaattttgagAGAACTTACGGTGCAGTAGGAAAGAGAGACTTTGGAGCAAAAGCCCAAAACGGTGGCTACAGTGCTCAAACCTACAGTAATGGAACTCCATTTGGAAATGGCTTTGCAGCTGCTGGCATGCAGGCTAGCTTCAGAGCTGCTGGTAATCCTGCAGGAGCTTACCAGAATGGTTATGATCAACAGTATGCAACTAACATTGCGACTATGCACAATGGTATGAACCAACAGCAGTATGCATATCCTGCCACTGGTGCTGCTCCTATGATAGGTTACCCAATGCCAGCAGGTTATACTCAATAA
- the DDX5 gene encoding probable ATP-dependent RNA helicase DDX5 isoform X2 → MPGFGGPRFGGSRGGPLSGKKFGNPGEKLTKKKWNLDELPKFEKNFYQEHPDVVRRTVQEVEQYRASKEVTVKGHTCPKPLINFYEANFPANVMEVIQAQNFTEPTAIQAQGWPVALSGLDMVGVAQTGSGKTLSYLLPAIVHINHQPFLERGDGPICLVLAPTRELAQQVQQVAAEYSRACRLKSTCIYGGAPKGPQIRDLERGVEICIATPGRLIDFLEAGKTNLRRCTYLVLDEADRMLDMGFEPQIRKIVDQIRPDRQTLMWSATWPKEVRQLAEDFLKEYVHINIGALELSANHNILQIVDVCHDVEKDDKLIRLMEEIMSEKENKTIVFVETKRRCDDLTRKMRRDGWPAMGIHGDKSQQERDWVLNEFKHGKAPILIATDVASRGLDVEDVKFVINYDYPNSSEDYIHRIGRTARSTKTGTAYTFFTPNNIKQVSDLISVLREANQAINPKLLQLIEDRGSGRSRGDRRDRYSAGKRGGFGSFRERENFERTYGAVGKRDFGAKAQNGGYSAQTYSNGTPFGNGFAAAGMQASFRAAGNPAGAYQNGYDQQYATNIATMHNGMNQQQYAYPATGAAPMIGYPMPAGYTQ, encoded by the exons ATGCCTGG gtttggTGGTCCTCGTTTTGGAGGAAGCAGAGGTGGACCTCTATCTGGAAAGAAATTTGGAAACCCTGGAGAAAAACTTACAAAAAAGAAATGGAACCTAGATGAACTGCCCAAATTTGAGAAGAATTTTTATCAAGAGCATCCTGATGTAGTTAGACGCACTGTG CAAGAGGTTGAACAGTACAGAGCAAGCAAAGAAGTTACAGTGAAGGGCCATACCTGTCCAAAACCACTTATAAATTTCTATGAAGCTAACTTTCCTG CAAATGTTATGGAAGTAATTCAGGCACAGAATTTCACTGAACCAACTGCTATTCAAGCACAAGGATGGCCTGTTGCTTTGAGTGGACTGGATATGGTTGGAGTAGCACAAACTGGATCAGGAAAAACCCTGTCT TACTTGTTGCCTGCCATAGTGCATATAAATCATCAGCCATTCCTAGAGCGAGGGGATGGACCTATT TGTCTGGTGCTGGCACCAACTCGAGAACTGGCTCAACAAGTGCAGCAAGTGGCTGCTGAATATAGCAGAGCATGTCGTTTGAAGTCTACTTGTATTTATGGAGGCGCTCCAAAGGGACCACAAATTCGTGATTTAGAAAGAG GTGTGGAAATCTGCATTGCAACACCTGGAAGACTCATAGACTTTTTAGAAGCTGGAAAGACCAATCTCAGGAGATGTACTTACCTTGTACTTGATGAAGCTGACAGAATGCTTGACATGGGATTTGAGCCTCAGATCAGAAAAATAGTAGATCAGATAAGG CCTGACAGGCAAACTCTAATGTGGAGTGCAACATGGCCCAAAGAAGTTCGACAACTTGCTGAAGATTTCTTGAAAGAATATGTACACATCAACATTGGGGCATTGGAACTAAGTGCGAACCACAACATTCTTCAAATTGTGGATGTCTGTCATGATGTAGAGAAGGATGACAA ACTTATTCGGTTGATGGAAGAAATTATgagtgagaaagaaaacaaaaccattgTGTTCGTGGAAACCAAAAGACGATGTGATGATCTTACCAGAAAAATGAGAAGAGATGG GTGGCCAGCAATGGGTATCCACGGTGACAAAAGCCAGCAGGAGCGAGACTGGGTTCTAAATG AATTCAAACATGGAAAAGCTCCTATCCTGATTGCTACAGATGTTGCATCCAGAGGTCTAG ATGTGGAAGATGTGAAATTTGTCATCAATTATGACTACCCTAACTCCTCAGAGGACTATATCCACCGAATTGGACGAACTGCCCGCAGTACCAAAACAGGCACAGCCTACACATTCTTTACTCCTAACAATATAAAGCAAGTAAGCGACCTCATCTCTGTGCTTCGGGAGGCTAATCAAGCTATCAACCCCAAATTGCTTCAGTTGATTGAAGACAGAGGTTCAG GTCGTTCCCGAGGTGATCGACGTGACAGATATTCTGCGGGCAAAAGGGGTGGATTTGGtagttttagagagagagagaattttgagAGAACTTACGGTGCAGTAGGAAAGAGAGACTTTGGAGCAAAAGCCCAAAACGGTGGCTACAGTGCTCAAACCTACAGTAATGGAACTCCATTTGGAAATGGCTTTGCAGCTGCTGGCATGCAGGCTAGCTTCAGAGCTGCTGGTAATCCTGCAGGAGCTTACCAGAATGGTTATGATCAACAGTATGCAACTAACATTGCGACTATGCACAATGGTATGAACCAACAGCAGTATGCATATCCTGCCACTGGTGCTGCTCCTATGATAGGTTACCCAATGCCAGCAGGTTATACTCAATAA
- the DDX5 gene encoding probable ATP-dependent RNA helicase DDX5 isoform X1 encodes MCVSVSVRVLFRYRNRCLCLEQKQTKKNLHSNPLTGMLSLGFITPHPRTHTGFLQSLTHAGSVPSIPKALGLSCFLIVLFEPLENYERLSVWDVGYLVTRPHLLGPLWFGGPRFGGSRGGPLSGKKFGNPGEKLTKKKWNLDELPKFEKNFYQEHPDVVRRTVQEVEQYRASKEVTVKGHTCPKPLINFYEANFPANVMEVIQAQNFTEPTAIQAQGWPVALSGLDMVGVAQTGSGKTLSYLLPAIVHINHQPFLERGDGPICLVLAPTRELAQQVQQVAAEYSRACRLKSTCIYGGAPKGPQIRDLERGVEICIATPGRLIDFLEAGKTNLRRCTYLVLDEADRMLDMGFEPQIRKIVDQIRPDRQTLMWSATWPKEVRQLAEDFLKEYVHINIGALELSANHNILQIVDVCHDVEKDDKLIRLMEEIMSEKENKTIVFVETKRRCDDLTRKMRRDGWPAMGIHGDKSQQERDWVLNEFKHGKAPILIATDVASRGLDVEDVKFVINYDYPNSSEDYIHRIGRTARSTKTGTAYTFFTPNNIKQVSDLISVLREANQAINPKLLQLIEDRGSGRSRGDRRDRYSAGKRGGFGSFRERENFERTYGAVGKRDFGAKAQNGGYSAQTYSNGTPFGNGFAAAGMQASFRAAGNPAGAYQNGYDQQYATNIATMHNGMNQQQYAYPATGAAPMIGYPMPAGYTQ; translated from the exons ATGTGTGTGAGCGTCTCAGTGCGAGTTTTATTTCGTTACCGAAATCGATGCCTTTGtttagaacaaaaacaaaccaaaaaaaatctccACAGCAACCCACTTACGGGAATGTTGTCTCTGGGTTTTATAACTCCCCACCCACGCACACACACCGGCTTTCTTCAGTCTCTGACGCACGCTGGGAGTGTCCCTTCTATTCCCAAGGCGTTGGGGCTGTCCTGTTTTTTAATCGTTTTGTTTGAGCCCTTAGAAAATTATGAGCGCCTTTCAGTTTGGGATGTTGGGTATTTGGTAACTAGACCACACCTGCTGGGACCTTTGTG gtttggTGGTCCTCGTTTTGGAGGAAGCAGAGGTGGACCTCTATCTGGAAAGAAATTTGGAAACCCTGGAGAAAAACTTACAAAAAAGAAATGGAACCTAGATGAACTGCCCAAATTTGAGAAGAATTTTTATCAAGAGCATCCTGATGTAGTTAGACGCACTGTG CAAGAGGTTGAACAGTACAGAGCAAGCAAAGAAGTTACAGTGAAGGGCCATACCTGTCCAAAACCACTTATAAATTTCTATGAAGCTAACTTTCCTG CAAATGTTATGGAAGTAATTCAGGCACAGAATTTCACTGAACCAACTGCTATTCAAGCACAAGGATGGCCTGTTGCTTTGAGTGGACTGGATATGGTTGGAGTAGCACAAACTGGATCAGGAAAAACCCTGTCT TACTTGTTGCCTGCCATAGTGCATATAAATCATCAGCCATTCCTAGAGCGAGGGGATGGACCTATT TGTCTGGTGCTGGCACCAACTCGAGAACTGGCTCAACAAGTGCAGCAAGTGGCTGCTGAATATAGCAGAGCATGTCGTTTGAAGTCTACTTGTATTTATGGAGGCGCTCCAAAGGGACCACAAATTCGTGATTTAGAAAGAG GTGTGGAAATCTGCATTGCAACACCTGGAAGACTCATAGACTTTTTAGAAGCTGGAAAGACCAATCTCAGGAGATGTACTTACCTTGTACTTGATGAAGCTGACAGAATGCTTGACATGGGATTTGAGCCTCAGATCAGAAAAATAGTAGATCAGATAAGG CCTGACAGGCAAACTCTAATGTGGAGTGCAACATGGCCCAAAGAAGTTCGACAACTTGCTGAAGATTTCTTGAAAGAATATGTACACATCAACATTGGGGCATTGGAACTAAGTGCGAACCACAACATTCTTCAAATTGTGGATGTCTGTCATGATGTAGAGAAGGATGACAA ACTTATTCGGTTGATGGAAGAAATTATgagtgagaaagaaaacaaaaccattgTGTTCGTGGAAACCAAAAGACGATGTGATGATCTTACCAGAAAAATGAGAAGAGATGG GTGGCCAGCAATGGGTATCCACGGTGACAAAAGCCAGCAGGAGCGAGACTGGGTTCTAAATG AATTCAAACATGGAAAAGCTCCTATCCTGATTGCTACAGATGTTGCATCCAGAGGTCTAG ATGTGGAAGATGTGAAATTTGTCATCAATTATGACTACCCTAACTCCTCAGAGGACTATATCCACCGAATTGGACGAACTGCCCGCAGTACCAAAACAGGCACAGCCTACACATTCTTTACTCCTAACAATATAAAGCAAGTAAGCGACCTCATCTCTGTGCTTCGGGAGGCTAATCAAGCTATCAACCCCAAATTGCTTCAGTTGATTGAAGACAGAGGTTCAG GTCGTTCCCGAGGTGATCGACGTGACAGATATTCTGCGGGCAAAAGGGGTGGATTTGGtagttttagagagagagagaattttgagAGAACTTACGGTGCAGTAGGAAAGAGAGACTTTGGAGCAAAAGCCCAAAACGGTGGCTACAGTGCTCAAACCTACAGTAATGGAACTCCATTTGGAAATGGCTTTGCAGCTGCTGGCATGCAGGCTAGCTTCAGAGCTGCTGGTAATCCTGCAGGAGCTTACCAGAATGGTTATGATCAACAGTATGCAACTAACATTGCGACTATGCACAATGGTATGAACCAACAGCAGTATGCATATCCTGCCACTGGTGCTGCTCCTATGATAGGTTACCCAATGCCAGCAGGTTATACTCAATAA